A region of Rhizobium binae DNA encodes the following proteins:
- a CDS encoding TetR/AcrR family transcriptional regulator, which produces MSKTSRRLIFTLMKDRMTPVVRTTGHSQRGQCAKRMSILDAAADVFCRQGFAGASIDEIAAVACVSRQTIYNHYSEKETLFVAVVEDVMNRANAMLFSVLSAFPDNADNLEDELTAFVVRLNKNCICNHDGKFLRKLVQTEGERYPHLFESWRQHSPGKLTTALSALLARLAQKGALVIDDFDVAARQFVALGNADLQMMTLFGGIPTDAELEKAARNAVRTFLRAYGRPQPEKADAQPQLAAASG; this is translated from the coding sequence TTGTCTAAAACGTCAAGACGTCTTATCTTCACTCTCATGAAAGATCGCATGACACCGGTAGTCCGGACGACGGGGCATAGCCAGCGCGGGCAATGTGCCAAGCGCATGTCGATCCTCGATGCCGCCGCCGACGTTTTCTGCCGCCAGGGCTTTGCCGGCGCCAGCATCGACGAGATTGCCGCCGTCGCCTGTGTCTCCCGCCAGACGATCTACAATCACTACAGCGAGAAGGAAACGCTGTTCGTCGCCGTCGTCGAGGATGTCATGAACCGCGCCAACGCGATGCTCTTTTCCGTGTTGTCGGCCTTCCCTGACAACGCCGACAATCTGGAGGACGAGCTGACCGCCTTCGTCGTGCGCCTCAACAAGAATTGCATCTGCAACCATGACGGAAAATTCCTGCGCAAGCTGGTGCAGACGGAGGGAGAGCGATATCCGCACCTCTTCGAAAGCTGGCGCCAGCACAGTCCCGGCAAGCTGACGACCGCGCTTTCCGCCCTTCTCGCACGGCTGGCGCAAAAAGGGGCGCTCGTCATAGACGATTTCGACGTCGCCGCCCGGCAGTTCGTCGCGCTCGGTAATGCCGACCTGCAGATGATGACCCTTTTCGGAGGAATTCCGACTGACGCGGAATTGGAAAAGGCGGCCCGCAATGCAGTTCGTACCTTTCTCAGGGCCTATGGTCGACCACAGCCGGAGAAGGCCGACGCTCAGCCGCAGCTCGCAGCCGCATCCGGCTGA
- the msrA gene encoding peptide-methionine (S)-S-oxide reductase MsrA: MSMSYNRRRLAAFLTVATILLGADVAAAAEEAVVIPPPDIDETASSGTETAIFAGGCFWGVQGVFQHVKGVESAVSGYAGGEAKTAQYETVSTGSTGHAEAVEVKFDPKQVSYGKLLQIFFSVAHNPTQLNYQGPDRGTQYRSALFVSDPQQRKVAERYIDQLDKAHAFPRPIVTKVSDAAGFYPAEAYHQDFLTLNPTYPYIVYNDLPKIENLKSLFPADYRSQPILVGKTKG, translated from the coding sequence ATGTCCATGTCTTACAACCGCCGGCGCCTCGCCGCTTTCCTTACCGTCGCAACCATCTTGCTCGGTGCGGATGTAGCCGCCGCTGCCGAAGAGGCGGTCGTCATTCCGCCGCCGGATATCGACGAGACTGCCAGTTCGGGTACTGAGACCGCCATTTTCGCCGGCGGCTGCTTCTGGGGCGTCCAGGGCGTGTTCCAGCATGTGAAAGGCGTCGAAAGCGCCGTCTCAGGTTATGCCGGCGGCGAAGCAAAGACGGCGCAATACGAAACCGTCAGCACCGGCTCGACAGGTCACGCCGAAGCCGTCGAGGTGAAGTTCGATCCGAAACAGGTCAGCTACGGCAAGTTGTTGCAGATCTTCTTCTCGGTGGCGCACAACCCGACGCAGCTGAACTACCAGGGACCGGACCGGGGCACGCAATATCGCTCGGCGCTGTTCGTCTCCGATCCACAGCAGCGCAAGGTCGCCGAGCGCTACATCGACCAGCTCGACAAGGCGCATGCATTTCCGCGGCCGATCGTCACCAAGGTGTCGGATGCCGCCGGCTTCTATCCTGCCGAGGCCTATCATCAGGATTTCCTGACGCTCAACCCGACCTACCCCTATATCGTCTATAACGACCTGCCGAAAATCGAGAACCTGAAGTCGCTGTTTCCCGCCGACTACCGCAGCCAGCCGATCCTCGTCGGCAAGACCAAGGGCTGA
- a CDS encoding MFS transporter, with protein sequence MVDEKRLISKITWKLMPFLGILYLIAYIDRQNVSFAKLQMVDALGLSEYAYGLGASLFFIGYFLFEVPSNLFLDRLGARVWFARILVSWGLVTIGLAFTQNAAMFYILRFLLGVCEAGFFPGVLYLLTLWFPSAYRGRMVGLFMIFSAIANAVGAPLGGALLDLDGLYGFAGWEWVFLATGIPAVIAGVVTFFHLPGRPENANFLSSEEKNWLERRLASENAGMDENAGNGFKALIDPRVLLMALCYIAFPLSAYGLSYWLPTIVKAFGVSNTVNGFLNVIPWLLVAVALYAVPAMADKAQTKTPFIVIPAFIGAACLLLSALIPNHTLQFAVLCVAAAGIFAPQPVFWSLPSRFLKGAGAAAGLAAINSVGNLGGFVAQNVVPWIKDESGSTIAPMFFLAACLAAGALLVFFVTRQLSSREDAAAPSRT encoded by the coding sequence ATGGTCGACGAGAAGCGGCTGATCTCGAAAATCACCTGGAAGCTGATGCCGTTTCTCGGCATTCTTTATCTCATCGCCTATATCGACCGGCAGAATGTCAGCTTCGCCAAGCTGCAGATGGTCGATGCGCTCGGGTTGAGCGAGTATGCCTACGGGCTCGGCGCTTCGCTCTTCTTCATCGGCTATTTTCTCTTCGAGGTGCCGAGCAATCTCTTCCTCGACAGGCTCGGCGCGCGTGTCTGGTTCGCCCGCATCCTGGTCTCCTGGGGCCTCGTCACCATCGGTCTCGCCTTCACCCAGAATGCGGCGATGTTCTATATCCTGCGTTTCCTGCTCGGCGTCTGCGAAGCCGGCTTCTTTCCGGGCGTCCTCTATCTCCTGACGCTGTGGTTCCCTTCGGCCTATCGCGGCCGGATGGTCGGCCTGTTCATGATCTTCAGCGCGATCGCCAATGCCGTCGGAGCACCGCTCGGCGGGGCGCTGCTCGATCTCGACGGCCTTTACGGCTTTGCCGGCTGGGAGTGGGTGTTCCTGGCGACCGGTATTCCGGCCGTCATCGCCGGCGTCGTCACCTTTTTCCATCTTCCCGGCCGGCCTGAAAACGCGAACTTCCTGAGCAGCGAGGAGAAGAACTGGCTTGAACGAAGGCTCGCTTCGGAAAATGCCGGCATGGACGAAAATGCCGGAAACGGCTTCAAGGCGCTGATCGACCCGCGCGTCCTCTTGATGGCGCTCTGCTATATCGCCTTTCCGCTGTCGGCCTATGGGCTGAGCTACTGGCTGCCGACCATCGTCAAGGCCTTCGGCGTCAGCAACACGGTGAACGGCTTCCTCAACGTCATCCCCTGGCTGCTGGTCGCCGTCGCGCTCTATGCCGTTCCCGCCATGGCCGACAAGGCGCAAACGAAGACGCCCTTTATCGTCATCCCGGCCTTCATCGGCGCCGCCTGCCTGCTGCTGTCGGCGCTGATTCCGAACCACACGCTGCAATTCGCCGTCCTCTGCGTCGCCGCCGCCGGCATCTTTGCGCCGCAGCCGGTGTTCTGGAGCCTGCCCTCGCGGTTCCTGAAAGGGGCGGGTGCGGCGGCCGGGCTTGCCGCCATCAATTCGGTCGGGAATCTCGGCGGCTTCGTCGCCCAGAACGTCGTGCCCTGGATCAAGGATGAAAGCGGCAGCACCATCGCGCCGATGTTCTTCCTCGCCGCCTGCCTTGCCGCCGGCGCGCTGCTGGTCTTCTTCGTGACGCGTCAGTTGTCGAGCCGCGAAGATGCGGCGGCACCCAGCCGGACCTGA
- a CDS encoding alpha-2-macroglobulin family protein, whose product MSVRSFFAFASIAFLSMIAVGFPAVAAETKRDIQTIKDADFFGFDLRTEQNVSLDQCKTSCIGDKSCKAFTYNPKVKWCFLKSDFKTMNAFPGAIAGKIVETAAQKEPDIGAAPRLTFLSNDLIQQAHDFRDNLALTDAQQGQNVDSLTAGARLDMTANNLTDAVIAFHGALSITPGDADLWLETARAAISYGSTESSVTGQAVLDALNGYELTRTKAKRAEALSVLATALERNANYRPALDAYKASLALVPSDDVQTAYLQLKSTQGFRITEHSVDADSATPRACATFSEALIKTTDYTPFVTLNGAAPKALETKDKQICVEGLTHGETYKITFRTGLPSSVDESLEAPVTIDVYVKDRSQMVRFTGDSFVLPSTARRGIPIVSVNMTSANLKLYRIGDRAIAPLLTNSQFLSQLDGYSAQNIEDQNGELIWQGSIDIANDLNKDIVTSFPVDEALPERKPGIYVLTATAPNAPAQEWDSQATQWFLVSDIGITTYAGTDGLNVFARSLASAKPLSGVELQLLAKNNEVLGTATTDENGRATFTAGLIRGTAALTPAVIAAKNGTSDYVFLDMTRAGFDLSDRGVTGRAAPGAIDVLTFTERGIYRAGETVHAQALARDTDGNAIENLPLTFIFSRPDGVEDRRIVSQTSNLGGYSVDFATQENAMRGTWTMNIYTDPKGSAIASKSFLVDDFVPDRTEMEIKTEAKEIGPDTPANVTISGKYLYGAPAAGLTLEGDVVVKPTRENPAYKGFLFGLADEEASEDSRLPIDGLPELDENGEASTDLTVGDLPATTQLLNATVYIRMQEAGGRAIERSLVIPVKSERATIGIKPEFSDELPENSIASFTVIGVDADGKKQEAKGLRWKFYSLNREYQWYREGTAWKYEPVYTAEQVANGSVDATMDGGKISVPVTWGRYRLEVESPDADGPTSSVEFDAGWFVASTSTQTPDGLEIALDKDSYKIGETAKLKVTSRYGGELMVTAGTEKLVAVQNATIGEIGGEVDIPVTADWGAGAYVTATLFRPGDAQDSHMPMRSIGIQWLKVDPEQRALQVKLDTPEKMLPRGPLNIGLQVAGAGANEDAYVTVAAVDVGILNLTRYEPPNPEDWYFGQRQLGLEIRDLYGRLIDGSLGATGKLRTGGDGGAIALQASPPTQKLVAFFSGPVKLDAEGKANVSFDIPQFNGTARVMAVAWSKSGVGHDVKDVIIRDPVVVTASLPKFLAPGDKADLRLDIANTDAPAGDFKLQLTGNEAVGIEQASAAQTIRLEAGAKTELTLSLIGRQPGAGSVSINLSDASGLSLDKTVDVPVRPASLPITQRRVLALKPGAKLTVDKNLLADSVLPGAAISVNVTRSAAFDIPALLMTLDRYPFGCAEQTTSRALPLLYFAEVAKQAGIENDDDVHKRVQDAIYRVLSYQASAGSFGLWGPDSGDVWLDSYVTDFLTRAREMKYDVPERAFVQALENLQNTLSYTTDIKGQGDQIAYAIYVLARNKKAAISDLRYYADTMINDFPTPLAKAHIAAALALYGDAQRSKNIFIDALQMSQQSMVSRVNLSRTDYGTILRDGAAILALAAESRPVPPVVPDLAKAVAKEWGRSKYKSTQEESWMLLAARAIQGGDDGLKVDVNGAPHTGAYMARMTGEALADHPLTLTNQTNDAVSAVVTTVAAPTVPLPAGGDGFLIERSYYTLDGEEANVSEAQQNQRYVVVIHVRETNDWQSRIVITDLLPAGFEIDNPNLVDSAQMTNFDWIGEISAAHTEFRYDRFVAAFNRAPGDEREFNVAYVVRAVTPGTYDHPAASVEDMYRPELSARTATGKMEVVAAQQ is encoded by the coding sequence ATGTCCGTGCGCTCGTTCTTTGCTTTCGCCAGCATCGCATTTTTGTCCATGATCGCCGTCGGTTTTCCAGCCGTCGCCGCGGAAACCAAGCGTGACATCCAGACGATCAAGGACGCCGATTTCTTCGGCTTCGACCTTCGCACCGAGCAGAACGTCTCGCTCGATCAGTGCAAGACCTCCTGCATCGGCGACAAGAGCTGCAAGGCCTTCACCTACAATCCCAAGGTGAAATGGTGCTTCCTGAAATCCGATTTCAAGACAATGAACGCCTTCCCCGGCGCCATCGCCGGCAAGATCGTCGAGACCGCCGCCCAGAAGGAGCCGGATATCGGTGCGGCGCCGCGCCTGACCTTCCTGAGCAATGACCTGATCCAGCAGGCCCATGACTTCAGGGACAATCTTGCCCTGACCGACGCCCAGCAGGGCCAGAACGTCGACAGCCTGACGGCCGGCGCCCGTCTCGACATGACCGCCAACAATCTGACTGACGCGGTGATCGCGTTCCACGGCGCGCTGTCGATCACCCCCGGTGATGCCGATCTCTGGCTCGAAACCGCGCGTGCGGCCATTTCCTACGGCAGCACCGAGAGCAGCGTCACCGGCCAGGCCGTGCTCGACGCGCTGAATGGCTACGAGCTGACGCGCACCAAGGCCAAGCGCGCCGAGGCGCTCTCCGTGCTCGCCACCGCGCTGGAACGAAACGCCAATTACCGACCGGCGCTCGACGCCTACAAGGCGAGCCTGGCGCTGGTTCCCTCCGACGACGTGCAGACGGCCTATCTGCAGCTGAAATCGACGCAGGGCTTCCGCATCACCGAACACAGCGTCGATGCAGACAGCGCCACGCCGCGGGCCTGCGCCACCTTCTCCGAAGCGCTCATCAAGACCACCGATTACACGCCCTTCGTGACGCTGAACGGCGCCGCCCCCAAGGCGCTGGAAACCAAGGATAAGCAGATCTGCGTCGAGGGGCTGACGCACGGCGAGACCTATAAGATCACCTTCCGCACCGGCCTGCCGTCTTCGGTCGACGAGAGCCTTGAAGCACCCGTCACCATCGACGTCTACGTCAAGGACCGCAGCCAGATGGTGCGGTTTACCGGCGACAGCTTCGTGCTGCCCTCGACGGCGCGCCGCGGGATCCCGATTGTCTCGGTCAATATGACCTCGGCCAACCTCAAGCTCTACCGCATCGGCGATCGCGCCATCGCACCGCTGTTGACCAACTCGCAGTTTCTGAGCCAGCTTGACGGCTACAGCGCCCAGAACATCGAGGATCAGAACGGCGAACTGATCTGGCAGGGCTCGATCGACATCGCCAACGATCTCAACAAGGACATCGTCACCAGCTTCCCGGTCGACGAGGCGCTGCCGGAGCGCAAACCCGGCATCTACGTGCTGACCGCGACGGCGCCGAACGCCCCGGCGCAGGAGTGGGATTCACAGGCGACGCAATGGTTCCTCGTCTCCGATATCGGCATCACCACCTATGCCGGCACGGACGGACTCAACGTCTTTGCCCGCTCGCTTGCCTCGGCCAAGCCGCTGTCAGGCGTCGAGTTGCAGCTGCTCGCCAAGAACAATGAAGTGCTCGGCACCGCGACGACCGACGAAAACGGCCGCGCCACCTTCACCGCCGGCCTGATCCGCGGCACCGCGGCGCTGACGCCCGCCGTCATCGCCGCCAAGAACGGCACGTCGGACTATGTCTTCCTCGACATGACCCGGGCCGGCTTCGACCTCTCCGACCGCGGCGTCACCGGCCGCGCCGCACCCGGCGCGATCGACGTCTTGACCTTCACCGAACGCGGCATCTACCGGGCCGGCGAGACGGTGCACGCCCAGGCGCTTGCCCGCGACACCGATGGCAACGCCATAGAGAATCTGCCGCTCACCTTCATCTTCAGCCGCCCGGACGGCGTCGAAGACCGGCGGATCGTCAGCCAGACCAGCAATCTCGGCGGTTATTCCGTCGATTTCGCCACCCAGGAAAATGCCATGCGCGGCACCTGGACGATGAACATCTATACCGATCCCAAGGGCAGCGCGATCGCCAGCAAGAGTTTCCTCGTCGATGATTTCGTGCCCGATCGCACCGAGATGGAGATCAAAACCGAGGCCAAGGAAATCGGCCCGGATACGCCGGCGAATGTCACCATTTCGGGCAAGTATCTCTATGGCGCCCCGGCCGCCGGCCTGACGCTTGAAGGCGATGTCGTCGTCAAGCCGACGCGCGAGAACCCCGCCTATAAGGGCTTCCTGTTCGGACTTGCCGACGAAGAGGCGAGCGAAGATTCCCGCCTTCCGATCGACGGTCTGCCGGAGCTCGACGAGAACGGCGAAGCTTCGACCGACCTCACCGTCGGCGACCTGCCGGCAACGACGCAGCTGCTCAACGCCACCGTCTATATAAGGATGCAGGAAGCGGGTGGGCGCGCCATCGAACGCTCGCTTGTCATTCCGGTCAAGAGCGAGCGCGCGACGATCGGCATCAAGCCGGAATTTTCCGACGAGCTGCCCGAGAATTCAATCGCCAGCTTCACGGTGATCGGCGTCGATGCCGACGGCAAGAAGCAGGAGGCCAAGGGCCTGCGCTGGAAATTCTACAGCCTCAACCGCGAATATCAATGGTATCGCGAGGGAACCGCGTGGAAATACGAGCCGGTCTATACCGCCGAGCAGGTCGCCAACGGCAGCGTCGACGCGACGATGGACGGCGGCAAGATCTCGGTGCCGGTAACATGGGGCCGCTATCGCCTCGAAGTGGAAAGCCCGGATGCCGACGGCCCGACCTCCAGCGTCGAATTCGACGCCGGCTGGTTCGTCGCCTCGACGTCGACCCAAACGCCCGACGGCCTGGAAATCGCCCTCGACAAGGACAGCTACAAGATCGGCGAGACTGCCAAGCTGAAAGTCACCTCGCGCTACGGCGGCGAGCTGATGGTGACCGCCGGAACCGAAAAGCTTGTCGCCGTGCAGAATGCGACGATCGGCGAGATCGGCGGCGAAGTCGACATCCCCGTCACTGCGGACTGGGGCGCCGGCGCCTATGTGACCGCAACGCTCTTCCGTCCCGGCGACGCGCAGGACAGCCACATGCCGATGCGCTCGATCGGCATCCAATGGCTGAAGGTCGATCCTGAACAGCGCGCCCTGCAGGTCAAACTCGACACGCCGGAAAAGATGTTGCCGCGCGGACCATTGAACATCGGCCTGCAGGTGGCCGGTGCGGGCGCCAACGAGGATGCCTATGTCACGGTTGCCGCCGTCGATGTCGGCATTCTCAACCTGACGCGCTACGAGCCGCCGAATCCTGAGGACTGGTATTTCGGCCAGCGCCAGCTCGGCCTCGAAATCCGCGACCTCTACGGCCGCCTGATCGACGGCTCGCTGGGTGCGACCGGCAAGCTCAGGACCGGCGGTGACGGCGGCGCCATCGCGCTGCAGGCAAGCCCGCCGACGCAGAAGCTCGTCGCCTTCTTTTCCGGCCCGGTGAAGCTCGACGCCGAAGGCAAGGCCAACGTCTCCTTCGACATTCCGCAATTCAACGGCACGGCGCGCGTCATGGCGGTCGCCTGGTCGAAATCAGGTGTCGGCCACGACGTCAAGGATGTCATCATCCGTGATCCGGTTGTCGTCACCGCGAGCCTGCCGAAATTCCTCGCCCCCGGCGACAAGGCCGATCTGCGCCTCGACATTGCCAATACCGATGCACCGGCCGGCGACTTCAAACTGCAGCTGACCGGCAATGAGGCGGTTGGCATCGAGCAGGCCTCCGCCGCGCAGACGATCCGCCTCGAGGCCGGCGCGAAGACGGAACTGACGCTTTCACTGATCGGCAGGCAGCCGGGCGCCGGCAGCGTCTCAATCAATCTTTCCGATGCTTCCGGCCTGTCGCTCGACAAGACCGTCGACGTGCCGGTGCGCCCGGCATCCCTGCCGATCACTCAACGCAGGGTGCTGGCGCTGAAGCCGGGGGCCAAGCTCACCGTCGACAAGAATCTCTTGGCCGACAGCGTGCTGCCCGGGGCCGCAATCAGCGTCAACGTCACCCGTTCGGCCGCCTTCGATATCCCGGCGCTGCTGATGACGCTCGACCGCTATCCCTTCGGCTGCGCCGAGCAGACCACCAGCCGGGCGCTGCCCCTGCTCTACTTCGCCGAAGTGGCCAAGCAGGCCGGCATCGAAAACGACGACGACGTGCACAAGCGCGTGCAGGACGCGATCTACCGCGTGCTGTCCTACCAGGCCTCGGCCGGCAGCTTCGGCCTCTGGGGGCCGGATTCGGGCGACGTCTGGCTCGATTCCTACGTCACCGATTTCCTGACGCGCGCCCGCGAAATGAAATATGACGTGCCGGAAAGGGCCTTCGTGCAGGCGCTCGAAAACTTGCAGAATACGCTCTCCTACACGACCGACATCAAGGGCCAGGGCGACCAGATCGCCTACGCCATCTATGTGCTTGCCCGGAATAAGAAGGCGGCGATCAGCGATCTGCGTTATTACGCCGATACGATGATCAACGACTTCCCGACGCCGCTCGCCAAGGCGCATATCGCCGCCGCATTGGCGCTCTACGGCGACGCCCAGCGCTCGAAGAACATTTTCATCGACGCGCTGCAGATGTCGCAGCAATCGATGGTATCGCGCGTGAACCTGTCGCGCACCGATTACGGCACGATCCTGCGGGACGGCGCGGCGATCCTGGCGCTTGCCGCCGAAAGCCGGCCGGTGCCGCCTGTCGTGCCGGACCTCGCCAAGGCCGTCGCCAAGGAATGGGGCCGCAGCAAATACAAGAGTACCCAGGAAGAAAGCTGGATGTTGCTTGCCGCCCGCGCCATTCAGGGCGGTGATGACGGCCTGAAGGTCGACGTCAACGGCGCGCCGCACACCGGCGCCTATATGGCCCGGATGACCGGCGAGGCGCTCGCCGACCATCCGCTGACCTTGACCAACCAGACTAACGACGCGGTCTCGGCTGTCGTCACCACCGTTGCCGCGCCGACCGTGCCGCTGCCGGCCGGCGGCGACGGCTTCCTCATCGAGCGCAGCTATTACACGCTCGACGGCGAAGAGGCGAATGTCAGCGAAGCGCAGCAGAACCAACGCTATGTCGTCGTCATCCACGTGCGCGAGACCAACGACTGGCAGTCGCGCATCGTCATCACCGATCTCCTGCCGGCCGGTTTCGAGATCGACAATCCAAACCTCGTCGACAGCGCCCAGATGACGAATTTCGACTGGATCGGCGAGATCTCCGCTGCCCATACCGAATTCCGTTACGATCGTTTCGTCGCCGCCTTCAACCGGGCGCCGGGTGACGAACGGGAATTCAACGTCGCCTATGTCGTGCGCGCCGTCACTCCCGGCACCTACGACCATCCGGCCGCAAGCGTCGAGGACATGTATCGACCCGAGCTTTCGGCCCGCACGGCGACCGGCAAGATGGAGGTCGTGGCGGCGCAACAATGA
- a CDS encoding multidrug effflux MFS transporter, which translates to MTAPFFRIALILGLLSAIGPFAIDMYLPALPSIGQDLHADNNVTQLTLLAFFIAFALSQLVYGPLSDMWGRKLPLYLGIGLFALASIGCALATDIETLIALRFVQGIGGAAGMVVPRAIVRDMHTGVQAARLMSLLMLVFSISPILAPLTGSAVIEFYGWRGVFWAVTTAALIGLVLLATQLDETRPAAERSGSGLGSAMTAYRLLLSDRNFLTLTFIGGLGISSFLVYLANSPFVLIQHYGLTPTQYSFAFSINAVSFFAVSQATGWLGERFGLVRVMRIAVSAFALAMVVMAVVMAAGFNQLPVMASFLFIGYGFLGLVIPTSAVLALEDHGAIAGTASSLMGTLHFVIAAVAMVISSLFFDGTAVPMAAGIAVCAFLAFVLTQATIGRRAAVAAAE; encoded by the coding sequence ATGACGGCTCCCTTCTTCCGCATTGCCCTCATTCTCGGCCTTTTGTCGGCCATCGGCCCCTTTGCCATCGACATGTATCTGCCTGCGCTGCCTTCGATCGGCCAGGATCTGCATGCCGACAACAACGTCACCCAGCTGACCCTTCTCGCCTTCTTCATCGCCTTTGCGCTCTCTCAGCTCGTCTACGGTCCGCTGTCGGATATGTGGGGTCGCAAGCTGCCGCTCTATCTCGGCATCGGCCTCTTCGCGCTCGCCTCGATCGGCTGCGCGCTTGCGACCGATATCGAAACGCTGATTGCCTTGCGTTTCGTCCAGGGCATAGGCGGTGCGGCCGGCATGGTCGTTCCGCGCGCCATCGTCCGCGACATGCATACCGGCGTTCAGGCTGCGCGGCTGATGTCGCTGCTGATGCTGGTCTTCTCGATCTCGCCGATCCTGGCGCCACTGACGGGCAGCGCCGTCATCGAGTTTTACGGCTGGCGCGGCGTGTTCTGGGCCGTGACAACAGCCGCCTTGATCGGCCTCGTCCTGCTCGCCACGCAGCTTGACGAGACCCGCCCGGCCGCAGAGCGCAGCGGCAGCGGCCTCGGGAGCGCCATGACGGCCTACCGGCTGCTGCTGTCCGATCGCAATTTCCTGACGCTGACCTTCATCGGCGGCCTCGGCATTTCGAGCTTTCTCGTCTATCTCGCCAACTCGCCCTTCGTGCTGATTCAGCATTACGGGCTGACGCCGACGCAATACAGCTTCGCCTTCTCGATCAATGCCGTGTCCTTCTTCGCGGTATCGCAGGCGACGGGCTGGCTCGGCGAGCGTTTCGGCCTGGTGCGCGTCATGCGGATTGCCGTGAGCGCCTTCGCGCTGGCCATGGTCGTCATGGCGGTGGTGATGGCCGCGGGCTTCAATCAGTTGCCTGTCATGGCGAGCTTCCTGTTCATCGGTTACGGCTTCCTCGGCCTCGTCATCCCGACGAGTGCCGTGCTGGCGCTTGAGGATCACGGCGCAATCGCCGGCACCGCCTCGTCCCTGATGGGCACGCTGCATTTCGTCATCGCCGCCGTCGCCATGGTGATCTCGAGCCTGTTCTTCGACGGCACGGCCGTTCCGATGGCCGCCGGCATCGCCGTCTGCGCCTTCCTGGCCTTCGTGCTGACGCAGGCCACGATCGGCCGCCGTGCTGCGGTCGCCGCCGCTGAATGA
- a CDS encoding response regulator, with amino-acid sequence MAINVVRRWQRDDLMKQRVLIVEDEFLIALDLGATVEGMGMQVAGLANDREQALRLAPSADIAFVDVNLADGPTGPELGRRLAQEHGIAVVFMTGNPETVADGVKGAVGVVQKPVMPSVVEQLVKYLAARRAGMFAVVPAQMTVFA; translated from the coding sequence ATGGCCATCAATGTCGTACGGCGCTGGCAGCGAGATGATCTCATGAAACAGCGCGTATTGATCGTTGAAGATGAATTCCTCATCGCCCTCGATCTCGGCGCGACTGTCGAAGGCATGGGCATGCAGGTCGCCGGCTTGGCGAATGATCGCGAACAGGCGCTGCGGTTGGCGCCGTCGGCCGATATCGCCTTCGTCGACGTCAATCTTGCCGATGGCCCGACAGGTCCTGAGCTCGGCAGGCGGCTGGCGCAAGAGCATGGCATCGCCGTCGTCTTCATGACCGGCAATCCCGAGACCGTCGCCGACGGCGTCAAGGGCGCAGTCGGCGTCGTCCAGAAGCCGGTCATGCCTTCGGTTGTCGAACAGCTGGTCAAATATCTTGCCGCGCGTCGCGCCGGCATGTTCGCGGTCGTGCCGGCGCAGATGACGGTTTTTGCCTGA
- a CDS encoding L,D-transpeptidase family protein produces the protein MRNKIIILAIAAAGLFVYTKVMARIGSGSPPPAAPMEQRADLIRVYKSERRMVLLKGDAPIATYRISLGSAADAGPKQREGDEKTPEGRYEIDWRNPKSMAHLSLHISYPNPKEQREAEANGFPPGGSIMIHGLPNGLGLLGQAHRLWDWTDGCIAVTNTEMREIWARVPDHTPIDIMS, from the coding sequence TTGAGAAACAAAATCATCATCCTGGCGATCGCGGCCGCCGGCCTCTTTGTCTACACCAAGGTGATGGCGAGGATCGGCTCCGGCTCACCACCCCCCGCCGCGCCGATGGAACAACGTGCCGATCTTATTCGCGTCTACAAATCCGAACGACGCATGGTTCTTCTTAAAGGCGACGCTCCCATCGCGACCTATCGAATTTCTCTGGGCAGTGCTGCCGATGCCGGCCCCAAACAACGCGAAGGCGACGAGAAGACGCCTGAAGGGCGCTACGAGATAGACTGGCGCAATCCGAAATCGATGGCGCATCTGAGCCTGCACATCTCCTATCCCAACCCGAAAGAGCAGCGCGAGGCTGAAGCGAACGGCTTTCCGCCCGGCGGCAGCATCATGATCCACGGGCTGCCCAATGGCTTGGGCCTGCTCGGGCAAGCCCATCGCCTGTGGGATTGGACCGATGGCTGTATTGCCGTCACCAATACGGAAATGCGCGAGATCTGGGCTCGCGTCCCCGACCACACACCGATCGACATCATGTCCTGA